From Anopheles coluzzii chromosome 3, AcolN3, whole genome shotgun sequence, the proteins below share one genomic window:
- the LOC120958958 gene encoding argininosuccinate lyase — MSNRNNRIVSAGEQQLPTPFKLWGGRYSKATDHVLSKVNNSLTVDKRLYSEDIDGSIAYAKSLAEAGLLTQSEFKVIVYGLDAIRDEWSKGTIKLLPRDEDVHTVNERRLFEIIGPQIAGKLHTGRSRNEQVVVDMKLWMRNAIADLQRLLVELVGAINEAADRHIDVLMPGYTHMQRAQPVRFSHWLLSYAFYFKEDFDRFDEFGRRMNVLPLGSGALAGNPFNINRHKLAADLGFDGVSPNSMNVVSDRDFVVEFNFLCTLVAVHMSRLAEDLILYATKEYNFIELSEEYTTGSSLMPQKRNPDSLELIRGITGPVFGQHCAILMTLKGLPSTYNKDLQCDKSGMFAVYDQMQMCLVLIGGIIQTMRVDEDRCLSSLGYEMLATDMAYYLVRRGIPFREAHHISGEVVAHSEKVKIPINKLTLEDLQEISPHFDETISRIWNYENSVEQYTVVGGTSRLSVQEQIRVLRAFVEGHVPS, encoded by the exons ATGAGTAATCGCAATAATCGCATCGTGTCGGCCggcgagcagcagctgccgACGCCGTTCAAGCTGTGGGGCGGCCGCTACTCCAAAGCAACCGACCACGTCCTGTCGAAGGTGAACAACTCGCTCACCGTGGACAAGCGGCTGTACTCGGAGGACATCGACGGATCGATCGCGTACGCGAAGAGTCTGGCCGAGGCGGGCCTGCTGACGCAGAGCGAGTTTAAGGTGATCGTGTACGGGCTGGACGCGATACGGGACGAGTGGAGCAAGGGCACGATCAAGCTGCTGCCGCGCGACGAAGACGTCCACACGGTGAACGAGCGCCGGCTGTTCGAGATCATTGGGCCGCAGATCGCGGGCAAGCTGCACACGGGCCGCAGCCGCAACGAGCAGGTCGTGGTGGACATGAAGCTGTGGATGCGCAATGCGATCGCCGACCTGCAGCGCCTGCTGGTGGAGCTGGTCGGCGCCATCAACGAGGCGGCCGACCGGCACATCGACGTGCTGATGCCGGGCTACACGCACATGCAGCGGGCCCAGCCGGTCCGCTTCAGCCACTGGCTGCTGAGCTACGCGTTCTACTTCAAGGAAGACTTCGACCGGTTCGATGAGTTCGGGCGCCGGATGAACGTGCTGCCGCTGGGCAGCGGGGCGCTGGCCGGCAATCCGTTCAACATCAACCGCCACAAGCTGGCGGCCGATCTCGGCTTCGACGGCGTGTCCCCGAACAGCATGAACGTGGTGAGCGATCGGGACTTTGTGGTGGAGTTTAACTTCCTCTGCACGCTGGTCGCCGTCCACATGAGCCGGCTGGCGGAGGATCTGATCCTGTACGCGACCAAGGAGTACAACTTTATCGAGCTGTCGGAGGAGTACACGACGGGCAGCAGCTTGATGCCGCAGAAGCGCAACCCGGACAGCTTGGAGCTGATCCGCGGCATTACTGGCCCGGTGTTTGGACAGCACTGTGCCATCCTGATGACGCTCAAGGGGCTGCCGTCCACGTACAACAAGGATCTGCAGTGCGACAAGAGCGGCATGTTCGCGGTGTACGACCAGATGCAGATGTGTCTGGTGCTGATCGGTGGCATCATTCAGACGATGCGGGTGGACGAGGATCGTTGTCTCAGCTCGCTCGGGTACGAGATGCTCGCGACCGATATG GCCTACTATCTGGTGCGCCGTGGCATTCCCTTCCGGGAGGCACACCACATCTCCGGCGAGGTAGTCGCCCACTCGGAAAAGGTAAAGATCCCAATTAACAAGCTGACGCTGGAGGATCTGCAGGAAATTAGTCCCCACTTTGACGAAACGATCAGCCGCATCTGGAACTACGAGAACAGCGTGGAGCAGTACACGGTGGTGGGCGGTACATCGCGCCTGTCGGTGCAG